Part of the Nakamurella alba genome is shown below.
CCGGGCGGCACCGCGCGCCAGGCGGGGAAGGCGGCGTGCGCCGCCTCGATCGCCCGGTCGGTCTCCAGCAGCGAGGCCTGCGGGATCTCGGTGAGCGGGCGGCCGGTGGACGGGGACACCAGGGTGGTCACCCCGCCGTCGCCGGTGAGCGGACCGCGGTAGGGCATGACTGCGAGGGTCACCGGATTTCAGAGCCTTTCGAATCCACGACGGAGTTCCCAGTCGGTCACCGCGGCCTCGAAGGCGGCCAGTTCGGTGTCCGCGGCGTGGACGTAGTGGTCGACCACGTCGTCGCCGAACGCGGCCCGCGCCACCGCCGACCCGGCGAAGGCGTCGCGGGCCTCGCGCAGCGTCTTCGGCACCACCGGTTTCCCGGAGGTGTAGGCGTTGCCGACGGTCTCCGGTTCCAGTTCCAGCTGCTGCTCCACCCCGTGCAGCCCGCCGGCCAGCATCGCGGCGATCGCCATGTACGGATTGACATCACCGCCGGGCAAACGGTTCTCCAGCCGTGCCGAGCCGCCGTGGCCGACCAACCGGACCGAGCACGTGCGGTTGTCGTTGCCCCACGCCACCGTGGTCGGGGCGAACGACCCGTCGGCGAAGCGCTTGTAGGAGTTGATGTTCGGCGCGTACAGCAGGGTGAACTCACGCATCGTGGCCAGGATGCCGGCGATGAAGTGCTCGTACAGTGGGGTGCGGCCCTCGGCCGCGGAGTCCCAGAACACCGTCGATCCGTCGGTGCCCCGCAGCGACAGGTGGATGTGGCAGGAATTGCCCTCGCGCTGGTCGTACTTCGCCATGAAGGTGAGCGAGCGCCCGTGTGCGTCGGCGACCTCCTTCGCGGTGTTCTTGTACACCGAGTGGTTGTCCGCTGTGGTGACGACTTCGTCGAAGCGGAAGGCGATCTCGTGCTGCCCGTAGTTGCACTCGCCCTTGGCGGACTCCACGGTCATGCCGGCCGCGTACATGGTGTTGCGCAGGTCGCGCAGCAGCGGCTCGACCCGGGTGGTGCCCAGGATCGAGTAGTCGACGTTGTAGCGGTTCGCCGGGGTGAGGTGCTGGTACCCCAGATCCCAGGCCTCGTCGTAGGTGTCCTCGAAGACGATGAACTCCAGCTCGGTGCCGGCGTACGCGGTGTACCCGGCGGCGGCCGCCCGGTCCACCTGCGCCTGCAGCACCGACCGCGGCGACTCGCGCACCGGGGTGCCGTCCAGCCAGGTGAGGTCGCACTGGATCATCACCGAGCCCGGCAGGTGCGGCAGCACCCGGATGGTGTCCAGGTCCAGGGCGAACACCATGTCGCCGTAGCCCTTCTCCCACGACGAGATGGCATATCCCGGAACGGTGTTCATGTCGACATCAACGGCGAGCAGATAGTTGCAGCCCTCGGTGCCGTGGGCGAGCACCTCGTCCACGAAGTACGGCGCGTGCAGCCGCTTGCCCTGCAACCGGCCCTGCATGTCGGTGAAGGCGACGACGACGGTGTCCACCTCCCCGGACGCGATCTGCAGTCGCAGCTGCTCGACGTCGAGCAGCCGGGGGTTGCGGGCACGTCC
Proteins encoded:
- a CDS encoding glutamine synthetase family protein, with amino-acid sequence MSGRARNPRLLDVEQLRLQIASGEVDTVVVAFTDMQGRLQGKRLHAPYFVDEVLAHGTEGCNYLLAVDVDMNTVPGYAISSWEKGYGDMVFALDLDTIRVLPHLPGSVMIQCDLTWLDGTPVRESPRSVLQAQVDRAAAAGYTAYAGTELEFIVFEDTYDEAWDLGYQHLTPANRYNVDYSILGTTRVEPLLRDLRNTMYAAGMTVESAKGECNYGQHEIAFRFDEVVTTADNHSVYKNTAKEVADAHGRSLTFMAKYDQREGNSCHIHLSLRGTDGSTVFWDSAAEGRTPLYEHFIAGILATMREFTLLYAPNINSYKRFADGSFAPTTVAWGNDNRTCSVRLVGHGGSARLENRLPGGDVNPYMAIAAMLAGGLHGVEQQLELEPETVGNAYTSGKPVVPKTLREARDAFAGSAVARAAFGDDVVDHYVHAADTELAAFEAAVTDWELRRGFERL